In Thermoplasmata archaeon, the following are encoded in one genomic region:
- the rsmA gene encoding 16S rRNA (adenine(1518)-N(6)/adenine(1519)-N(6))-dimethyltransferase RsmA, translating into MTSRRTRALGQHLLTDERVAERQVEYARLGPRDIVLEIGPGGGVLTRRIAPRVRRVVAIERDRRFRPLLSDLPDNVEVIFADALRVELPPFNKVVSNLPYSISSPITFRLLERDFELGILMYQREFAERMCAPVGSPDYSRLSVEVYRRAECRILEEVPPSAFSPQPEVSSAIVELRPRPCPFHVADGELFSAVARALFSHRRKSVRNALLSEAAALGGALGRRVGAPSLEQDGWTRGGRVGTLRRDRVGERDGAALFRRLLARALEQLEGVASLNERRAENLSPEEIARLANSLAELS; encoded by the coding sequence ATGACCTCGCGCCGCACACGCGCCCTAGGCCAGCACCTCCTCACCGACGAGCGGGTGGCCGAGAGGCAGGTGGAGTACGCCCGGCTGGGGCCGAGGGACATCGTCCTCGAGATAGGCCCGGGTGGCGGCGTCCTGACGCGCAGAATCGCTCCGCGCGTGAGGAGGGTGGTTGCCATCGAGAGGGACAGGCGCTTCCGGCCCCTCCTGTCGGACCTTCCGGACAATGTGGAGGTTATATTCGCGGACGCTCTCAGGGTCGAGCTCCCGCCGTTCAACAAGGTGGTCTCCAACCTGCCCTACTCGATATCCTCGCCCATAACATTCCGCTTGCTCGAGAGGGATTTCGAGCTCGGCATCCTGATGTACCAGAGGGAGTTCGCAGAGAGGATGTGCGCCCCCGTGGGCTCCCCGGACTACTCGCGGCTGAGCGTGGAGGTCTACAGGCGGGCCGAGTGCAGAATACTAGAGGAGGTCCCGCCCTCGGCCTTCTCACCCCAGCCGGAGGTCAGCTCTGCCATTGTCGAGCTCAGGCCCCGCCCCTGCCCCTTCCACGTCGCCGACGGGGAGCTCTTTTCGGCCGTGGCCAGGGCCCTCTTCTCGCACAGGAGGAAGAGCGTGAGGAACGCCCTCCTATCCGAAGCGGCGGCGCTCGGGGGCGCGCTGGGCCGGCGCGTCGGCGCTCCCAGCTTGGAGCAGGACGGGTGGACCCGCGGGGGAAGGGTCGGCACGCTTAGGCGGGACAGGGTTGGAGAGCGTGACGGGGCCGCTCTCTTTAGAAGACTCCTCGCCAGGGCTCTTGAGCAGCTGGAGGGCGTGGCCAGCCTTAATGAAAGGAGGGCCGAGAACCTCTCGCCGGAGGAGATTGCGCGGCTTGCGAATTCTCTCGCCGAGCTCTCCTGA
- a CDS encoding metallophosphoesterase family protein — MRLLALADIHSSSRGADAILRMVEGHRPDALVVAGDLTSFGPAEFVRELMRRVPVPALTVPGNCDPPDVELELSREPAVNLNLRRLELCGVAFVGLAGWQVPPALGEWGFPPHEAARRLEGLLGEGDVLITHVPPLGHVDIVPGRPYREEKTTVLHAGCVELARAVRRCRPALVISGHIHEARGIEEEGGTIFVNPGPAREGFGAIIELRRGGDGARAERKNIQFIRG, encoded by the coding sequence ATGAGGCTGCTCGCACTGGCGGACATTCACTCCTCTAGCAGAGGTGCGGATGCGATTCTGAGGATGGTTGAGGGCCACCGGCCCGACGCGCTCGTCGTCGCCGGGGACCTCACCTCCTTCGGACCCGCAGAGTTTGTCCGCGAGCTCATGAGGCGTGTCCCCGTCCCCGCCCTAACCGTGCCAGGCAACTGCGACCCGCCTGACGTTGAGCTTGAGCTATCGAGAGAGCCGGCCGTGAATCTAAACCTCAGGAGGCTGGAACTCTGTGGAGTCGCTTTCGTCGGTCTCGCGGGCTGGCAGGTTCCCCCAGCGCTGGGCGAGTGGGGCTTCCCCCCACACGAAGCGGCGAGACGGCTCGAGGGCCTCCTCGGGGAGGGGGACGTGCTCATCACCCACGTCCCACCACTTGGACACGTTGACATAGTACCCGGTCGACCCTACCGGGAAGAGAAGACGACGGTGCTTCACGCCGGCTGCGTAGAGCTCGCTCGGGCTGTGCGTCGCTGCAGGCCCGCGCTCGTTATAAGCGGCCACATCCATGAAGCCCGCGGAATTGAAGAAGAGGGCGGAACCATTTTTGTGAACCCTGGACCGGCGCGAGAGGGCTTCGGAGCGATTATTGAGCTCAGGCGCGGCGGAGACGGAGCACGAGCCGAAAGAAAAAATATCCAATTTATAAGAGGATAG
- a CDS encoding presenilin family intramembrane aspartyl protease PSH has product MRKELPAVAAMGLLFVTAIMLGMVTSSILPAEYRVFGERTGAFENSLYLFAVVLVFTAVILAIAKWGRARLIQIIILAAVGMSVFYVSYPPLAVAGLGGLGLWGGVDAALLLAALIGALAVVALYRYPEWYVIDATGVAMAAGVTAIFGISLQTSVVIVALIIFAIYDYISVHQTKHMIALADSVMDLRLPVMLVIPKKLPYSFLKQKRLKLQLEEKSEREAMFMGLGDIVFPGMLVVSSLVFLQGDVTTALGLRSNLAVALGTLAGCIAGFLVLMRLVLKGDPQPGLPLLNGGAIAGYLLSALLVYGHPGLTLPGLGV; this is encoded by the coding sequence ATGAGGAAGGAGCTCCCCGCGGTGGCGGCGATGGGCCTCCTCTTCGTCACCGCTATAATGCTCGGGATGGTGACGTCGAGCATCCTCCCGGCGGAGTACAGGGTATTCGGCGAGAGGACCGGCGCGTTCGAGAACTCGCTGTACCTCTTCGCCGTTGTGCTCGTCTTCACGGCCGTCATTCTTGCGATCGCGAAATGGGGCAGGGCCCGGCTGATTCAGATAATCATTCTGGCCGCGGTCGGCATGTCCGTTTTCTACGTCTCCTACCCCCCACTGGCGGTTGCGGGCCTCGGGGGCTTAGGCCTCTGGGGTGGAGTTGACGCCGCTCTCCTCTTAGCAGCCCTCATCGGCGCGCTAGCTGTGGTTGCGCTCTACAGATATCCCGAGTGGTACGTCATCGACGCCACGGGCGTGGCAATGGCCGCCGGAGTCACGGCGATATTCGGAATATCACTCCAGACATCCGTCGTCATAGTGGCGCTAATCATCTTCGCAATCTATGACTATATCTCCGTCCACCAAACGAAGCACATGATTGCATTGGCGGACAGTGTGATGGACCTGCGACTGCCCGTGATGCTCGTGATTCCCAAGAAGCTACCCTATTCGTTTCTGAAGCAGAAGAGGCTCAAGCTCCAGCTCGAGGAGAAGTCGGAGAGGGAGGCGATGTTCATGGGCCTCGGGGACATCGTCTTCCCGGGGATGCTGGTGGTCTCGTCCCTAGTTTTTCTGCAAGGGGACGTCACAACGGCTCTCGGCCTGAGGAGTAATCTCGCCGTCGCGCTTGGCACTCTGGCAGGCTGTATCGCCGGCTTCCTGGTTCTTATGCGGTTAGTCCTCAAGGGGGACCCGCAGCCCGGCCTGCCCTTGCTCAACGGCGGCGCGATAGCTGGTTACCTCCTGAGCGCCCTTCTTGTCTACGGCCACCCCGGCCTCACCCTGCCCGGGCTGGGGGTCTGA
- a CDS encoding translation initiation factor IF-2 subunit beta gives MTDESEYRAVLARARAKLPEKVTSGERFQLPELDIIYEGKSTVFRNFGDIVDQIRREPGHVLGYLLKELGTAGTLDGRRVVFKGRVAAKAIEDRIKSFVEMYVLCQECNRPDTHLHKEGRTVVLECEACGAHRPVTIRKGLKQAEEPALEEGKVYQLTIEDVGRKGDGIARKGGYTIFVTGAVKGATVKVRIEKISNNVAFGVISQE, from the coding sequence ATGACCGACGAGAGCGAATACAGGGCGGTCCTGGCGCGCGCGAGGGCCAAGCTCCCCGAAAAGGTCACCTCGGGCGAGAGGTTCCAGCTCCCAGAGCTGGACATCATCTACGAGGGGAAGAGTACAGTCTTCAGGAACTTCGGCGACATCGTGGACCAGATACGCCGGGAGCCAGGCCACGTACTCGGCTATCTCTTGAAAGAGCTTGGCACCGCCGGCACACTGGACGGGCGGAGGGTGGTGTTCAAGGGCCGCGTGGCGGCCAAGGCCATAGAGGACCGCATCAAGAGCTTCGTGGAGATGTACGTGCTCTGCCAGGAGTGCAACCGACCCGACACCCACCTCCACAAGGAGGGCAGGACCGTGGTGCTGGAGTGCGAGGCCTGCGGGGCCCATAGGCCGGTGACGATACGCAAGGGCCTGAAGCAAGCCGAGGAGCCAGCGCTCGAGGAGGGGAAGGTCTACCAGCTCACCATCGAGGACGTCGGGAGGAAAGGCGACGGGATCGCGAGGAAAGGGGGCTACACGATATTCGTCACGGGCGCGGTCAAAGGCGCCACAGTGAAAGTGAGGATAGAGAAGATATCGAACAACGTGGCCTTCGGGGTGATCTCGCAGGAATGA
- a CDS encoding WD40 repeat domain-containing protein: MSPRTLCAVSVVLLLALIPAVEGRKAQVDTLNTGAAGETVFYGLSWRPDGSSALIVGDGPTALIYRRATGSFTALVPPEGPRFLLDCAWRPDGGYALVSGSGGSLYAFNGEALVPLATGTEAYLYGVSWSRESKEALVVGGNGTVLRVVEGSVERIPSGTSATLFDCSFRPGGSALIVGAEGTVLEYGPSGIRRLEINTTQGILSVSWNPMGTLAILTGNRGTIATYNGTTFHFVLRDMDYTFLGCCWRPDGSSALVCGDTGMILDYRAGRLSWIETGLGSPLQDIEWSPLGDTFLAVGNKARVVRYPKAGEGEGACLLASPIFVTAALLSLGAGAVLYLLLTHQRRPGRKGSEEGTPRRKERRWRRRR; this comes from the coding sequence GTGAGCCCCAGGACGCTCTGCGCCGTCTCGGTGGTGCTCCTCCTCGCCCTCATTCCGGCGGTGGAGGGCAGAAAGGCGCAGGTGGACACCCTCAACACCGGCGCAGCGGGGGAGACGGTGTTCTACGGCCTGAGCTGGAGGCCAGACGGCTCCTCGGCCCTGATTGTCGGCGATGGTCCTACAGCGCTGATATACAGGCGGGCCACTGGAAGCTTTACTGCCCTTGTCCCCCCGGAGGGGCCCCGTTTCCTGCTTGACTGCGCATGGCGACCCGACGGGGGCTACGCCCTAGTCTCGGGGTCGGGTGGCTCCTTGTACGCGTTCAACGGCGAGGCCCTCGTGCCTCTCGCAACGGGCACCGAGGCCTATCTATACGGGGTCTCGTGGAGCCGGGAGAGCAAAGAGGCGCTTGTGGTCGGAGGGAATGGAACGGTGCTGAGGGTTGTGGAGGGCAGTGTCGAGAGAATTCCCTCGGGAACCTCGGCCACCCTCTTCGACTGCTCCTTCAGGCCCGGTGGGAGCGCCCTGATTGTCGGAGCGGAGGGTACGGTGCTGGAGTATGGGCCCAGCGGAATTAGGCGTCTCGAAATCAACACTACGCAGGGCATCCTTTCGGTATCATGGAACCCGATGGGAACACTGGCGATATTGACCGGTAACAGGGGGACCATCGCCACCTATAACGGAACAACCTTTCACTTCGTCCTCAGGGACATGGACTACACATTCCTCGGCTGCTGCTGGAGGCCTGACGGCTCCTCGGCGCTCGTCTGCGGAGACACGGGCATGATTCTCGACTACAGAGCCGGGAGGCTATCGTGGATAGAGACGGGCCTCGGGAGCCCCCTCCAGGACATAGAGTGGTCCCCGCTCGGCGACACCTTCCTCGCGGTCGGGAACAAAGCCCGTGTGGTCCGCTACCCGAAGGCGGGGGAGGGGGAGGGGGCCTGCCTGCTCGCCAGTCCCATATTCGTCACAGCGGCTCTCCTCTCGCTCGGCGCCGGGGCCGTTCTGTATCTGCTCCTGACCCACCAGAGGCGCCCGGGTCGGAAGGGGAGTGAGGAAGGTACCCCGAGGAGGAAGGAGAGGCGGTGGCGCCGGCGGCGCTGA
- the cyaB gene encoding class IV adenylate cyclase → MIEVEAKARVTDVRAILRSLKKMGAKETGETVQTDTYYSHPSRRFEMSDEALRVRASRKGASIAYKGPKLDRRSKSREEVELAVSSASAARALLLRLGFKPVGVVRKRRRIFRVRGLKVCLDRVEGLGVFLEVEKKVDERRYASILEKVLGLLHQLGLDKTERRSYLELILAPRAQGNSKVAGISSRGSLSSRRQTLLSLGRRVS, encoded by the coding sequence TTGATCGAAGTTGAGGCAAAAGCGCGCGTCACCGACGTACGCGCCATCCTGCGCTCTCTGAAAAAAATGGGCGCCAAGGAGACCGGAGAAACGGTTCAGACCGACACCTACTATTCCCATCCCTCCCGTAGGTTCGAGATGAGCGACGAAGCCCTCAGGGTGAGGGCCTCGAGGAAAGGGGCCTCCATCGCCTACAAGGGACCCAAGCTTGACAGGAGAAGCAAATCGCGCGAGGAGGTCGAGCTAGCCGTCAGCAGCGCCTCCGCCGCCCGCGCTTTGCTCCTCAGGCTGGGTTTCAAGCCCGTGGGTGTTGTGAGGAAGAGGCGAAGAATCTTCAGAGTGCGGGGCCTCAAGGTCTGCCTCGACCGCGTCGAGGGCCTCGGGGTCTTCTTGGAGGTCGAGAAGAAGGTCGATGAGCGTCGCTACGCCAGTATACTCGAAAAGGTACTCGGGCTTCTGCATCAGCTGGGGCTGGACAAGACAGAGAGGAGGTCTTATTTAGAGCTGATTCTAGCCCCCCGAGCGCAGGGGAATTCAAAGGTCGCTGGTATTTCTTCTAGAGGGTCTTTATCTTCTCGGCGACAAACTCTTTTATCGCTGGGTCGTCGGGTATCGTGA